Below is a window of Saccharomonospora viridis DSM 43017 DNA.
GTGGAGCCACGAGAGTCAGGGCACCGGCGACGGCGGTGACACGCTGTGGTGACGCCGTGGCCGCGGAATGTCTCGACGACGGCCACGGCGGGAGCCGTCACGCGTTGGTGGGTGTGGACGAAGGACTCACCACCTGGCCGAGCACGGTGCGGAACACGTGCCGGTCCACGGTGACGGGTTCGGCGGCCAGCCAGTCGCCCAGCTGCCGTACGAACTGTTCCGGGGTCATCGGGGGCGCGTCACCGTCGTCCTGCTCGTCGGTGGTGATCTCACCCTCGCGGCTCGGGTAGAGCACCAAAGCGCCCCGTACCTCCACATCCGGCAGCAACCGGCGGAACGCCTCCACGCTGGTGGGCAACTGGGTGCCACCACCCCGGAACCGGCGCCCGTTCCGGGTGAGGGTGCCGTCCTCGGCCAGGGCGTAGTGACCCGGAAGCCACGACTTCGACTCCACCAGGACGAGTCTGCGTCCACACAGCACCGCGTGGTCGACGTCGGCGAACACCGAATCGGGCCAGGCGAGCCCGTGGAAGATCCGGACCCCGGGCAGACGTGTGAGGTAGCGCTCGAGCAACTCGGCCGTCAGTCGTTCCGCAACCTCGTCCGGTTCGGCCCCCGGAGAGCCGAACACGATCCGGTCACCGAACTCGCTGCGAAACGACCGCACCGTGCGCAGCGACTCCAGATGCCGCCGTACGAGGAGGACCGTCGCGGCCACGGCCGAGACCACGAGCAGGACCCACACCGACATCAACCACACGGAGAACGCGAACGGCAGTACCAGCGGAAGCGGTAGCAGTACGGCACCCGCCACGGCCCCGGCCGCCGGGGCGTGTCCCGGTGAGCCCGGGTGGGCGTAGTGCACTCGGGAGACGCCCTCCATCATGCGCCACCACGGAAGGTGCGTCACATCGATGTCGGGCACGGTGGGCACGAAATCCGGGTCCTCACCGAACCGACGCGGCCTCGCCCAGCGTTCCGCGCGTCTTTCCGCCGCCAACGCCATCGAGGGGCGTCTGCCGCGGCGGTCGTAGGCCGCACGCGACACCGGATCGGACAGGGTCTCGT
It encodes the following:
- a CDS encoding J domain-containing protein, giving the protein MAEVDYYELLGIARDATPGEIKSAYRALALRAHPDAGGSAEEFQLLRSAYETLSDPVSRAAYDRRGRRPSMALAAERRAERWARPRRFGEDPDFVPTVPDIDVTHLPWWRMMEGVSRVHYAHPGSPGHAPAAGAVAGAVLLPLPLVLPFAFSVWLMSVWVLLVVSAVAATVLLVRRHLESLRTVRSFRSEFGDRIVFGSPGAEPDEVAERLTAELLERYLTRLPGVRIFHGLAWPDSVFADVDHAVLCGRRLVLVESKSWLPGHYALAEDGTLTRNGRRFRGGGTQLPTSVEAFRRLLPDVEVRGALVLYPSREGEITTDEQDDGDAPPMTPEQFVRQLGDWLAAEPVTVDRHVFRTVLGQVVSPSSTPTNA